From the genome of Leptodactylus fuscus isolate aLepFus1 chromosome 1, aLepFus1.hap2, whole genome shotgun sequence, one region includes:
- the F2RL2 gene encoding proteinase-activated receptor 3, with protein MDMKVLLSLIFLSATVHSTNSKNFTLEKNESYIGRTFRTQKIKSDYEQFPINTDNTSTPGASKNNSDPRLLKPSSGRRESKPSTGHRASYPSSGHRVSDPSTGHRSSDPSSGRRASDPSSGRRASDPSSGQIASKSSRAHSSSSSTITSHSISKPIPDSPYKISTFNYTVGNDAMLYYTSSISTRLIPAIYILVILIGIPSNAIILKMLFSKDRTVCTAIFYTNLAISDLLFCLMLPFKVAYHLNGNSWIFGEAMCRITALFFYGNMYCSILLLMCISISRYVAIVHPFIYRSLPKQTCAILLCAFVWLTVLMFMIPFFINKQTYNLQEPPIVTCNDSYEISDDAFQFFYFISLAVFGYLLPFSVIAFCYFSIIRTLGTHNQKWHLYLKITMLVLVIFTLCFTPSNVILIIHQVRYHYTKMDDMYGNYLIALSFSSLNSCLDPFLYFLMSEMTKPSNNYAKINKLSPETHMTLLAS; from the exons ATGGACATGAAGGTCTTGCTGAGTCTGATCTTCCTGTCTGCGACAGTCCACAGCACAAACA GTAAAAATTTCACATTGGAGAAAAATGAATCTTACATCGGACGGACCTTTCGAACACAAAAAATTAAATCAGACTATGAACAATTTCCTATAAACACAGATAATACATCAACTCCTGGAGCTTCCAAGAATAATTCAGATCCCAGACTCTTAAAGCCTTCATCAGGACGAAGAGAGTCAAAACCTTCAACAGGACACAGAGCCTCGTATCCTTCATCAGGACATAGAGTCTCTGATCCTTCAACAGGACACAGATCCTCAGATCCTTCATCAGGACGTAGAGCCTCGGATCCTTCATCAGGACGTAGAGCCTCGGATCCTTCATCAGGACAAATCGCTTCAAAATCTTCAAGAGCACATAGCTCCTCCTCAAGTACTATTACAAGTCATAGTATCTCAAAACCTATACCGGATTCTCCCTACAAGATAAGCACGTTTAACTATACGGTCGGAAACGATGCCATGTTGTATTACACAAGCTCCATCAGCACACGGCTGATACCAGCCATATACATTCTAGTCATTCTAATTGGGATACCTTCCAATGCCATAATCCTTAAAATGCTCTTTTCCAAAGACAGAACTGTCTGCACTGCCATATTTTACACCAACCTTGCCATCTCTGACTTACTTTTCTGCCTCATGCTACCATTTAAGGTTGCGTATCACCTGAATGGGAACAGTTGGATATTTGGAGAAGCGATGTGTCGCATTACGGCACTTTTCTTCTATGGAAACATGTACTGCTCAATCCTCCTCCTCATGTGTATCAGTATCAGCCGTTACGTTGCGATAGTCCACCCTTTCATATACAGGAGTTTACCCAAACAGACCTGCGCCATTCTTCTGTGCGCCTTCGTGTGGCTCACAGTCCTCATGTTCATGATACCATTCTTTATAAACAAGCAAACCTACAACTTACAGGAGCCACCAATAGTCACCTGCAACGACAGCTATGAGATATCGGATGATGCCTTTCAGTTCTTCTATTTCATCTCACTGGCTGTGTTCGGATACCTTCTTCCATTCTCGGTCATCGCATTTTGCTATTTTTCAATCATTAGAACCTTGGGAACCCATAACCAGAAATGGCATCTGTACCTAAAAATAaccatgctggttctggttatatTCACCCTATGCTTCACTCCAAGTAACGTCATTCTTATTATACACCAAGTCAGATACCATTACACCAAGATGGATGACATGTATGGGAATTATCTCATTGCTTTAAGTTTTAGCAGTCTGAACAGTTGTCTAGATCCTTTTCTTTATTTTCTGATGTCGGAAATGACTAAACCCTCCAACAACTACGCCAAAATTAATAAACTGTCTCCTGAAACACACATGACGTTGCTCGCCTCCTAA